A genomic window from Cyanobacteria bacterium FACHB-DQ100 includes:
- a CDS encoding PDGLE domain-containing protein encodes MTQASQTRNRAFIISGLGIALLVAVFLSPFASSDPDGLDRVAQDQGFEKKAAEEPIAHKLPFYQIFEEYQLRGVPEQIATPAAGLVGTLVAFGLAWGAGKVLVRNREHD; translated from the coding sequence ATGACTCAAGCTTCACAAACTCGAAATCGCGCTTTTATTATCTCCGGTTTAGGAATTGCTTTGTTGGTTGCAGTGTTTCTTTCTCCGTTTGCTAGCTCTGATCCAGACGGACTCGATCGCGTCGCTCAAGATCAAGGCTTTGAGAAAAAAGCGGCAGAAGAACCGATCGCACACAAGTTACCGTTTTATCAAATCTTTGAGGAATATCAGTTGCGGGGTGTTCCTGAGCAAATCGCCACTCCCGCAGCAGGCTTAGTCGGAACGTTAGTTGCGTTTGGATTAGCTTGGGGGGCTGGAAAAGTTCTGGTTCGTAATCGTGAGCATGATTGA
- the cbiM gene encoding cobalt transporter CbiM, translating into MLSVLFFPHHLALHIPDGFLNLPVTLLTWVFAIALIAISLNRVQAEYQDRVVPLMGVCAAFIFAAQMINFPIPGGTSGHLLGGTLAGVLLGPWAGSLVMTVVFIVQSLLFQDGGITALGANIFNMGLIGTFGGYYLYRSIRNMIGRDSTKSVLIGAAIAAWISVVIAALVCAVQLAISGAVPLVVALVAMLLWHVMIGIGEAIITVVALSYILKTRPDMVYRAPRAAMQELPRSYSSR; encoded by the coding sequence ATGCTTTCTGTGCTATTTTTTCCGCACCATTTGGCGTTGCACATTCCAGATGGCTTTTTAAATTTACCTGTCACATTGCTGACTTGGGTATTTGCGATCGCTTTGATTGCAATCAGTCTCAACCGAGTTCAGGCAGAGTATCAAGACCGTGTGGTTCCCCTGATGGGGGTGTGTGCGGCATTTATCTTTGCGGCTCAGATGATCAATTTTCCGATTCCGGGGGGAACTTCAGGACACTTGCTTGGTGGAACTTTGGCGGGTGTCTTGTTAGGTCCTTGGGCGGGATCGCTAGTCATGACAGTCGTGTTTATTGTTCAGTCCCTGTTGTTTCAAGACGGCGGAATCACTGCGCTGGGAGCCAACATCTTTAACATGGGATTGATTGGCACGTTTGGTGGCTACTACTTGTATCGATCAATTCGCAATATGATCGGGCGCGATTCTACGAAATCTGTGCTGATTGGAGCCGCGATCGCAGCTTGGATAAGCGTTGTAATTGCGGCACTGGTTTGTGCAGTTCAGCTCGCGATTTCAGGAGCCGTACCGCTCGTCGTTGCGCTGGTTGCAATGCTGTTGTGGCACGTCATGATTGGGATTGGTGAAGCAATCATTACCGTCGTGGCATTGAGCTATATCTTGAAAACTCGCCCGGATATGGTTTACAGAGCACCCCGTGCTGCTATGCAAGAGCTTCCTCGATCGTACTCTTCACGTTAA
- the rplS gene encoding 50S ribosomal protein L19 has protein sequence MKAQEIIRSIEAEQMKDNIPTIYIGDTVRVGVIIQEGDKERTQPYEGVVIAKRSTGITQNITVRRVFQGVGVERVFLIHSPRIESIKVIRRAKVRRAKLYYLRDRVGKATRLKQRFDRPLT, from the coding sequence ATGAAAGCGCAAGAAATCATCCGCTCGATCGAAGCGGAACAAATGAAAGACAATATCCCCACGATCTATATCGGGGATACGGTTCGTGTCGGCGTGATCATTCAAGAGGGCGACAAGGAACGGACGCAGCCCTATGAAGGTGTCGTTATTGCAAAACGCAGTACGGGCATCACGCAAAACATCACGGTGCGGCGTGTGTTTCAAGGTGTTGGAGTGGAGCGAGTCTTCCTCATTCACTCTCCGCGCATTGAAAGCATCAAAGTGATTCGTCGGGCGAAAGTGCGTCGGGCGAAACTGTACTACCTGCGCGATCGCGTGGGTAAGGCAACTCGCTTGAAGCAGCGTTTCGATCGTCCTTTAACCTAG
- the secE gene encoding preprotein translocase subunit SecE, translating into MAKKEEVLTPQKSGFDPNEFAKETKEELDKVVWPSRQQLIGESISVILMVTLSATTIYLVDQLFHWAQVKVFG; encoded by the coding sequence GTGGCAAAGAAAGAAGAGGTCTTAACTCCCCAAAAATCAGGATTTGACCCGAACGAGTTTGCTAAGGAAACGAAGGAAGAACTGGATAAGGTCGTTTGGCCCAGCCGTCAGCAACTGATCGGTGAGTCCATTTCAGTGATTTTGATGGTCACGCTCTCTGCAACCACGATCTATCTCGTCGATCAACTCTTTCATTGGGCACAAGTGAAGGTGTTCGGATGA
- the nusG gene encoding transcription termination/antitermination protein NusG, which produces MTYTSDETQNDRADDNQDEVLSKSARWYAVQVASGCEKRVKMNLEQRIETLDVANRILEVQIPETPILRHQKDGRAKEAAEKVFPGYVLVKMVMDDETWQVIKNTPNVINFVGAEQKRRYGRGRGHVKPMPLGHGEVERIFKQSQEQEPVRKIDMATGDKITVLSGPFKDFEGEVIEVSPERNKLKALLSIFGRETPVELEVNQVEKI; this is translated from the coding sequence ATGACATACACTTCAGACGAAACGCAAAACGATCGCGCTGACGACAACCAGGATGAGGTGTTGTCAAAAAGCGCCCGTTGGTATGCTGTGCAAGTGGCATCGGGCTGTGAAAAGCGCGTGAAGATGAACTTAGAGCAGCGCATCGAAACCCTTGATGTCGCGAACCGGATTTTGGAAGTTCAAATTCCTGAAACGCCGATTCTCAGACACCAGAAAGACGGACGAGCCAAGGAAGCCGCTGAGAAAGTTTTTCCAGGCTACGTTCTTGTGAAAATGGTGATGGATGATGAAACGTGGCAGGTGATTAAGAACACCCCCAACGTGATCAACTTCGTCGGTGCAGAACAAAAGCGACGGTACGGGCGCGGGCGGGGTCACGTTAAACCAATGCCACTAGGACATGGAGAAGTCGAACGTATCTTCAAACAGTCCCAAGAGCAGGAGCCAGTCAGAAAAATCGACATGGCGACGGGCGACAAGATTACGGTACTTTCAGGGCCGTTTAAGGACTTTGAAGGGGAAGTGATCGAAGTTAGCCCAGAGCGGAACAAGCTCAAAGCACTTCTGTCAATCTTTGGGCGAGAAACCCCGGTTGAACTTGAAGTGAATCAAGTAGAGAAAATCTAA
- the rplK gene encoding 50S ribosomal protein L11, giving the protein MAKKVTAVIKLAINAGKANPAPPIGPALGQHGVNIMMFCKEYNARTADQAGMVVPVEISVYEDRSFTFVLKTPPASKLIAKAAGIETGSGEPNKKKVGKISRAQLEDIAKTKMPDLNANDVEAAMKIIEGTARNMGVTITD; this is encoded by the coding sequence ATGGCAAAAAAAGTAACCGCAGTGATTAAGCTGGCGATTAATGCTGGCAAAGCAAACCCTGCACCGCCGATCGGCCCTGCGCTCGGTCAGCACGGGGTGAATATCATGATGTTCTGCAAGGAATACAACGCCAGAACCGCAGATCAAGCGGGCATGGTCGTTCCTGTAGAAATCTCAGTTTACGAAGACCGTAGTTTTACGTTTGTTCTCAAAACCCCGCCCGCATCAAAACTGATTGCAAAAGCGGCTGGAATTGAGACTGGATCTGGCGAACCGAACAAAAAGAAAGTGGGCAAAATTTCCCGCGCTCAATTGGAAGACATCGCCAAAACCAAAATGCCCGACCTCAACGCAAATGATGTCGAAGCGGCAATGAAGATCATCGAAGGAACCGCTCGTAACATGGGCGTGACCATCACCGACTAA
- the rplA gene encoding 50S ribosomal protein L1, whose translation MVKKLSKRTRELRAKVQDKAYTPLEALELLKETATAKFPESAEAHIRLGIDPKYSDQQLRTTVALPKGTGQEVRVAVIARGENVTAATNAGADIAGSEELIDEIQKGRMDFDLLIATPDVMPQVAKLGRVLGPRGLMPSPKGGTVTFDLAQAIAEFKAGKLEFRADRTGIVHVLFGKANFSAEDLLTNLKALQETIDRNRPSGAKGRYWRTMYVSSTMGPSIEVDINSLRDLKVGDAA comes from the coding sequence ATGGTAAAGAAGCTATCAAAGCGCACGAGAGAACTGCGTGCCAAAGTCCAAGACAAGGCTTACACACCTTTAGAAGCCTTAGAACTGCTGAAAGAGACGGCAACGGCGAAATTTCCCGAATCCGCAGAAGCGCACATCCGACTCGGTATTGATCCGAAGTACAGCGACCAACAGCTCAGAACCACAGTCGCACTACCGAAGGGAACTGGACAAGAAGTTCGAGTTGCGGTGATTGCGCGAGGCGAGAACGTTACGGCAGCAACGAACGCGGGAGCAGACATTGCAGGTTCGGAAGAACTGATCGATGAAATCCAAAAAGGACGGATGGATTTCGATTTGTTGATTGCGACTCCGGATGTGATGCCGCAAGTGGCGAAGCTTGGTCGAGTCTTAGGCCCGCGTGGCTTGATGCCGTCACCGAAGGGCGGTACGGTTACATTTGATCTGGCGCAAGCGATCGCAGAGTTCAAAGCGGGTAAGCTCGAATTCCGGGCAGATCGTACCGGGATTGTTCACGTTCTATTTGGTAAAGCCAACTTCTCGGCTGAAGATCTGTTAACGAACCTGAAAGCGCTGCAAGAAACGATCGACAGAAACAGACCTTCCGGTGCAAAAGGACGCTATTGGCGTACAATGTATGTGTCGTCCACGATGGGACCTTCGATCGAGGTTGATATCAATAGCCTGCGCGACCTCAAAGTTGGAGATGCCGCTTAG
- a CDS encoding 50S ribosomal protein L10, translated as MGRTLANKKEIVADLKETLNESQLMFIINYSGLTVAEISDLRNRLRPKGAVCQVAKNTFMAKATEGDDRWQAVSELLKGDSAFVMVKDDLGGAIKAYQEFQKAAKKTEMRGGVMDGRVLKEADLKAIADLPSKEQLIAQIAGAINGVATKLAVGINEVPSGLARALQQLSEKDQEAA; from the coding sequence GTGGGAAGAACGTTAGCAAACAAGAAAGAGATTGTTGCCGATCTGAAAGAAACGCTGAACGAATCACAGTTGATGTTCATCATTAACTACAGTGGTTTGACCGTGGCGGAAATCTCAGATCTACGGAATCGTCTGCGTCCGAAAGGTGCGGTTTGTCAGGTGGCGAAAAACACCTTTATGGCGAAAGCAACCGAGGGTGACGATCGTTGGCAAGCGGTGAGCGAATTGCTGAAAGGTGATTCTGCGTTTGTGATGGTCAAAGACGATCTTGGTGGCGCAATCAAGGCTTACCAGGAGTTCCAAAAAGCTGCCAAGAAGACCGAAATGCGCGGCGGCGTGATGGATGGCAGAGTTCTGAAAGAAGCGGATCTTAAAGCGATCGCGGATCTGCCTTCAAAAGAACAACTCATTGCCCAAATTGCTGGTGCAATCAACGGAGTCGCAACCAAGCTGGCAGTCGGTATCAACGAAGTGCCGTCTGGTTTGGCAAGAGCGCTCCAACAACTGTCCGAGAAAGACCAAGAAGCAGCGTAA
- the rplL gene encoding 50S ribosomal protein L7/L12, translating into MSAVTDEIIEKLKGLTLLEASELVKQIEEAFGVSAAAPAGGMMMMAPGAGAAPAEEVEEKTEFDAVLEEVPADKKIAVLKVVRGITGLGLKEAKDLVEAAPKPIKEGVAKAEAEDIKKQIEEAGGKVSVK; encoded by the coding sequence ATGTCTGCTGTAACAGATGAAATTATTGAGAAGTTAAAGGGTTTGACCCTGCTCGAAGCTTCCGAACTGGTGAAGCAAATCGAAGAAGCTTTCGGTGTTAGTGCTGCGGCTCCGGCTGGCGGCATGATGATGATGGCTCCGGGTGCTGGTGCTGCCCCGGCGGAAGAAGTCGAAGAGAAGACCGAATTCGATGCAGTTTTGGAAGAAGTTCCGGCTGATAAGAAGATTGCAGTTCTCAAGGTTGTTCGTGGTATCACAGGCTTGGGTCTGAAAGAAGCGAAAGACCTCGTAGAAGCTGCACCGAAGCCGATCAAGGAAGGTGTTGCGAAGGCTGAAGCTGAAGACATCAAGAAACAAATCGAAGAAGCTGGCGGTAAAGTGTCGGTCAAATAG